One Amaranthus tricolor cultivar Red isolate AtriRed21 chromosome 10, ASM2621246v1, whole genome shotgun sequence genomic window carries:
- the LOC130825660 gene encoding uncharacterized protein LOC130825660: MEAARRCFSVFKHKDKEKGVNKKEPAVTVIKGKEGMKVPVNEDASSTATKQKVAAAKQYIEKHYQEQMKNLQQRKERRDNLEKKLADADVPKEEQSNILQYLEKKETEYMRLQRHKMGADDFDPLTMIGKGAFGEVRICREKSTGHVYAMKKLKKSEMLRRGQVEHVKAERNLLAEVESNCIVKLYCSFQDDEYLYLIMEYLPGGDMMTLLMRKDTLTEDDARFYVAETVLAIESIHKHNYIHRDIKPDNLLLDKYGHMKLSDFGLCKPLDCRGLQEKDFSVGSNLSGALQSDGRPVPSKRTQQEQLQHWQKNRRMLAYSTVGTPDYIAPEVLLKKGYGMECDWWSLGAIMYEMLVGYPPFYSDDPMSTCRKIVNWRHHLKFPEEARLSREAKDLICKLLCNVEQRLGTKGADEIKAHPWFKGIDWDKLYQMEAAFIPEVKDELDTQNFEKFEETDTQPHPTNPKAGPWRKMLPSKDVNFVGYTYKNFEIVNDHEVPGISEIKKKHNKSKRPTIKSLFDDESQTSSKQPVQGSFLNLLPSHPEVPEQQKEHL, encoded by the exons ATGGAAGCTGCGAGGAGGTGTTTCTCTGTGTTCAAACATAAAGATAAGGAGAAAGGGGTGAATAAGAAGGAGCCTGCCGTCACTGTCATCAAAGGAAAGGAAGGGATGAAAGTTCCGGTTAATGAGGATGCGTCTTCCACTGCTACTAAGCAGAAGGTTGCTGCTGCAAAACAATACATTGAGAAGCATTATCAGGAGCAGATGAAGAATTTGCAGCAAAGGAAGGAACG TCGTGATAATCTGGAAAAGAAGCTGGCTGATGCTGACGTGCCAAAGGAAGAGCAGAGTAACATTCTTCAATATCTAGAGAAAAAAGAAACAGAATATATGAGACTTCAAAGGCATAAAATGGGGGCAGACGATTTTGATCCCTTGACAATGATAGGAAAGGGTGCTTTTGGTGAG GTGAGGATTTGCAGAGAAAAATCAACAGGCCATGTTTACGCTATGAAGAAACTGAAGAAGTCTGAAATGCTTCGAAGAGGCCAG GTAGAACATGTAAAGGCTGAAAGAAATTTACTTGCAGAAGTCGAAAGCAATTGTATTGTCAAGCTTTATTGCTCCTTTCAAGATGATGAGTACCTTTACCTTATCATGGAGTATCTTCCTGGTGGGGATATGATGACTTTACTCATGCGTAAGGATACGCTAACGGAGGATGATGCTAGGTTTTATGTAGCTGAAACCGTTCTTGCCATAGAGTCCATCCATAAGCATAATTATATACATAG AGACATCAAACCAGATAATTTACTACTGGATAAATATGGTCACATGAAGCTTTCAGATTTTGGATTGTGTAAACCATTGGATTGCAGAGGCCTTCAGGAAAAGGATTTTTCTGTGGGGAGCAACTTAAGTGGAGCTCTTCAGAGTGACGGACGGCCTGTACCATCAAAACGAACACAACAGGAGCAGTTGCAGCATTGGCAAAAGAACAGGAGAATGCTG GCTTATTCAACAGTAGGTACACCAGATTACATAGCCCCTGAAGTGCTGCTGAAGAAAGGTTATGGCATGGAGTGTGATTG GTGGTCTCTGGGTGCTATCATGTATGAAATGCTTGTAGGATATCCACCATTCTATTCGGATGACCCTATGTCAACTTGTAGGAAG ATTGTTAATTGGAGGCACCATTTAAAATTTCCAGAAGAAGCTAGGTTATCAAGGGAGGCAAAAGATCTGATATGTAAACTCCTTTGCAACGTAGAGCAACGGCTTGGAACCAAAGGTGCAGATGAAATAAAG GCTCATCCTTGGTTTAAGGGCATTGATTGGGACAAATTGTATCAAATGGAAGCTGCCTTTATTCCTGAAGTAAAAGACGAACTTGACACTCAGAACTTTGAAAAATTCGAAGAG ACGGACACACAACCTCACCCAACTAATCCCAAAGCTGGTCCATGGAGGAAG ATGCTCCCATCAAAAGATGTCAACTTTGTCGGATATACATACAAGAACTTTGAAATTGTCAATGATCACGAAGTACCTGGAATAT CTGAAATAAAGAAAAAGCATAACAAATCGAAGCGACCAACTATCAAGTctctttttg ACGATGAATCACAGACCTCGTCAAAGCAGCCTGTTCAAGGAAGCTTCCTTAATTTATTACCATCTCATCCTGAAGTTCCTGAGCAACAGAAAGAACACTTGTAA
- the LOC130825659 gene encoding probable methyltransferase PMT3 — protein sequence MRGRSDEVQMKRLVTALVGIALVLGFLFVYKGSIFNSESSRTSALEYGSKSLRKLGWGGDEDADETSSKLSQEDVDDTIMVKSFPVCDDRHSELIPCLDRHLIYQLRLKLDLSLMEHYERHCPPQERRYNCLIPPPHGYKVPIKWPRSRDEVWKANIPHTHLAHEKSDQNWMVVKGEKIIFPGGGTHFHYGADKYIAAMANMLNFSDNVINNGGRLRTVLDVGCGVASFGGYLLTSDVIAMSLAPNDVHQNQIQFALERGIPAYLGVLGTKRLPYPSRSFELAHCSRCRIDWLQRDGILLLELDRVLRPGGYFAYSSPEAYAQDEEDLRIWKEMSALVERMCWKIAAKRNQTVIWVKPLNNDCYMQRPPGTQPPLCRSDDDPDVVLGVPMEACITPYSDHDHKFGGSELTPWPARLTSPPPRLADFGYSNVMFEKDTEMWRQRVGNYWNLLSPKIQSDTLRNVMDMKANLGSFAAALKDKDVWVMNVVPEDGPNTLKLVYDRGLIGAVHNWCEAFSTYPRTYDLLHAWNIISDVEKKGCSPEDLLLEMDRILRPTGFIIIRDKQSVVDFVKKYLSALHWEAVATGDASSDSEDGEEVVFVVQKKLWLSSRNSRDSE from the exons ATGAGAGGAAGATCCGATGAAGTACAAATGAAGCGCTTAGTCACTGCTTTAGTGGGTATAGCACTTGTCCTTGGTTTTCTGTTTGTTTACAAGGGATCTATTTTCAATTCCGAAAGTAGTAGAACATCAGCTTTAGAATATGGAAGCAAGTCTTTGAGAAAATTGGGGTGGGGTGGGGATGAAGACGCAGATGAAACCTCCTCCAAGCTTTCCCAGGAAGATGTAGATGATACTATTATGGTTAAAAGCTTCCCT GTATGTGATGATCGACATTCAGAATTGATTCCATGTTTGGATAGGCATCTTATATATCAACTGAGATTAAAGTTGGATTTGTCATTGATGGAACACTATGAAAGGCATTGCCCTCCTCAAGAAAGGCGCTACAATTGTTTGATACCTCCGCCACATGGGTACAAA GTTCCGATAAAGTGGCCTAGAAGCAGGGATGAAGTGTGGAAAGCTAATATTCCCCATACTCACCTTGCTCATGAGAAGTCCGATCAAAATTGGATGGTTGTAAAAGGTGAAAAGATTATATTTCCTGGTGGAGGTACACATTTTCATTATGGAGCTGATAAGTATATTGCTGCAATGGCAAAT ATGCTTAACTTTTCAGATAATGTCATCAACAATGGAGGTAGACTAAGAACTGTTCTTGATGTGGGCTGTGGTGTTGCTAGTTTTGGTGGTTACCTTCTCACATCCGATGTCATTGCTATGTCCTTGGCGCCTAATGATGTTCATCAAAACCAAATACAGTTTGCATTGGAAAGAGGAATCCCTGCATATCTTGGTGTTCTCGGGACAAAAAGGCTACCATATCCTAGCAGATCCTTTGAACTTGCGCACTGCTCCCGATGTAGAATTGATTGGCTTCAAAGAGATGGTATACTTCTTCTTGAGTTAGATAGGGTGCTAAGGCCTGGTGGATATTTTGCCTACTCTTCTCCAGAAGCATATGCACAGGATGAGGAGGATCTTAGGATATGGAAAGAGATGAGTGCTCTTGTGGAGAGGATGTGTTGGAAAATAGCTGCAAAAAGAAATCAAACAGTCATTTGGGTCAAGCCTTTGAACAATGACTGCTACATGCAAAGGCCTCCTGGTACTCAACCTCCACTTTGCCGATCTGATGATGATCCCGATGTTGTTTTGGGTGTGCCAATGGAAGCATGCATCACGCCGTACTCTGATC ATGACCACAAGTTTGGTGGAAGTGAATTGACTCCTTGGCCAGCTAGATTGACTTCTCCTCCTCCTCGGCTTGCTGATTTTGGCTATTCAAATGTTATGTTTGAGAAAGATACT GAAATGTGGAGACAGAGAGTTGGTAATTACTGGAACTTATTAAGTCCGAAGATCCAATCTGATACGTTGAGGAATGTGATGGATATGAAGGCAAATTTAGGATCATTTGCCGCTGCTCTGAAGGATAAAGATGTTTGGGTGATGAATGTTGTTCCAGAAGATGGACCAAACACACTTAAACTCGTATATGATCGAGGCCTCATTGGAGCAGTTCACAATTG GTGTGAGGCCTTCTCAACCTATCCTCGAACTTATGATCTACTCCATGCTTGGAACATCATCTCCGATGTTGAGAAGAAAGGATGTAGCCCCGAGGATCTTCTACTCGAGATGGATCGAATTCTCAGGCCTACTGGCTTTATCATCATCCGAGACAAACAGTCTGTAGTAGACTTTGTAAAGAAGTATCTGTCAGCCTTGCATTGGGAGGCAGTTGCTACAGGTGATGCAAGTTCCGATTCAGAGGATGGGGAGGAAGTTGTGTTCGTCGTTCAAAAGAAACTGTGGCTCTCGAGTCGAAACTCCAGGGATTCAGAATAA